DNA sequence from the Pseudomonadota bacterium genome:
GCCTAAGCCTCAGCCCCCCAGCGACAGCGCCCCATCGGCCTCAGATAGCCCGACCATTCAAACGGAGACGAAATGAGCACCGTAGACGATCCGCACATATTTCGAATGGGGCTTATGCAACACCTACGCGAGTTGCGTAAGAGGCTTATTATCTCCCTTATCGCAGTAACGCTCGGAGCTATCGTAGCTTACCTCTATGCCGGTCAGATCTTTGCCATCCTCTGCGCCCCGTACTTCGCCTCTTTTCCCAATAGCCCGCTAATCGGAACCTCGCCTGCAGAGGCCTGGCTACTCAAGCTAAAGGTCTCTGTATTTGCCGGTGCGATACTCACCTCACCCCTACTATTTTATCAGCTCTGGCTCTTCGTGGCCCCCGGCCTCTATCAGACGGAGCAGCGCTTGGTAGCTCCCTTCGTTATCCTAAGTACGGTCCTCTTCACACTTGGCGCTTACTTCTGCTACGAGCTTGCGCTACCCCTATCACTACGCTTCTTTTATGAGGAGTTTCGCTCTATCGGTATCACCCCAACTATCAAGATAAGCGATCACCTCTCGATGTCGATCACAGCGCTACTAGGTTTCGGGGTTGTATTTGAGCTGCCGCTACTCTCGTTTTTTCTAACGCGTGCGGGGGTCTGTGATCACACCTTTCTTCTGCACCACTTTCGCCACGCAGTTGTTATTATATTCGTAGTTGCAGCGGTGCTGACACCACCCGATGTTATGACCCAGTTTATGATGGCCGGCCCCCTCCTTATCCTGTACGGTATTAGTATCGGGGTCGCCTACCTAGCCTCTAAGCGCTCCAACGCTCAACTAAGTACCTGAACCTACTTAAGCAAAATATCCTAGTCTGAGAAACGGCCATAATCGGTAAAGAAAAGCCGATTTATAGCCGTTAAATAACTCTTGGGCTTTAATGGAAGATGGGCATGACAACACCTTCGCAACACGATATGAGCGCGGGAGATAATACCTGGGATCGTGCCCTCGATGCTGTCCGTTCTACGCTCCATGTACCCTCAGCCCTCTCTACGTTGATACGGGGCTCCTGGAACGAGAGTATCTCCAGCAGGGATTTTATGCGCCTGCTCGGATTCCCCGGCTGTAACTCTAGCTGCCTACTACGCGCTGCTGAGATCGTACCCGTCGCTACAGTTGCTAATTCAAAGGAGGTACAGCACGCAGTAGAGATTCTAGGGGTACGGGCCTCCGCTGTTATGCTCTCGATAAATTTCGTATGTCAGAGCGTGCTAGATTCAGCGCCCCCTGAAAAGGTCTGGGCACCCCTACTTAAAGATATGATGAGCGAGGTGGAGATCGGATATCACTTCGGGATGAGCGCAGATAAGCTTGGTTGTGAATACGGCATGCTTGTGGGTTTCTCGCACTGGGCTGGACTGGCTATCTTATTGGGGCGCCATCCACGTGAATTTACTGAGTGGCGCAGCAAAAACATGCAAACCCCCTCAACTGCGGCCGCATTAAGATCCTTTGGATGCGAGGGGTATCAGGCCAGCTCCCTAGTCCTTCAGCAGCTCGGATTCGGCACAGATGTGGCAACCGCTGCGGTGATAGCCCTA
Encoded proteins:
- the tatC gene encoding twin-arginine translocase subunit TatC gives rise to the protein MSTVDDPHIFRMGLMQHLRELRKRLIISLIAVTLGAIVAYLYAGQIFAILCAPYFASFPNSPLIGTSPAEAWLLKLKVSVFAGAILTSPLLFYQLWLFVAPGLYQTEQRLVAPFVILSTVLFTLGAYFCYELALPLSLRFFYEEFRSIGITPTIKISDHLSMSITALLGFGVVFELPLLSFFLTRAGVCDHTFLLHHFRHAVVIIFVVAAVLTPPDVMTQFMMAGPLLILYGISIGVAYLASKRSNAQLST